AACTATATTTATATATAACAAATCTATTTTTGCTTTACTAAATGCAAAGTTTATTCCAGTACTAAAGGAATAGTACTGAGTTATATATTATTGTATATAATTAGGTTTGTTTAACAATTATAAGAAGTTAGAGTAATTACTTTATAATTTACAATAGTTATATATAAGTTATAAAATATATATTGTTGTTTTACTGTCAATATAGTTGTTTAAATGGGGTAACTATGCAACTTTTATTGGCAGTAATTTAGGGTTAAAGAAAAAGTAATTAGAGATAAAACTTATTCAAATAATCCAGGTATTTCTATTAATACTGTATAGCTACGATCATAGCCGTCATATCGGTATCTACCAATAATACGATAACATTGTGCTAAATATGTAACTTCAACTAGTTGAGAGTTTGTTTTACCAAAAGTTCCAAGTTCTCGTAGGTTTCGGAAATCTTCTAACGTAACAGATACATTTGGTAATAGCTGTATAGAAAAAGAGTTTTGAAGTAAGCGTAACCTACTAGACATAATAATATTATTTTCATCTCGATATTGAAGATGCTCACGGTAATTATAGTATTGATCACGAAAGCTAAGGCCTGTTTTCCAAGAAAATCTGTCTGATTTGAATATGATATTATGATCATGTCTAGTAATATTACCGTTATATGGAGAAATAAATGTCTTACCTGAATAAGTTAACCAAGATAGTATATAAAGTTCTAGTTCAGAATAGATGTCTTTTATAGGGCGCTTTGGATATTTTTCTACATATTGTTTTCGGCGTTCTTCTTCAAAATCATATCCTGTTGATAAGTTCCAGTAGAGAAGATCATAGTAGGAAGTAATAAGTGTTGGTGTAACACTATTATCATTATTATTATTATTATTATCTACACTAATAGTAACATTCTTTTTTGTGAGAATATTTACTATTGAATAAGTAAGGTCATTTTGGGGAAGGATCCTATCTGATAGTGTATAAAATGGATTTTTTTCTTGGCCTTCTCTAGGTATAAAGCTATAGCATATACGTGGTTGGATTGTATGCTTGAGTGCTGTACAAAAGGTTTTTCCTATACTTTGAGAATGAAGATTAATAGTTTTTTTATCCTTTAGTCGCCATATTCGGTGAGCTTGTGTACTACTTTCTAGTTGTAAGTTAAAAAGTGAACGATGCTGACCTGTTTGACGTGGTGTTTTAGTATCAGGGACATGTGGTGCTACAGGACTTGTGTGTGATTTTATACCTGTTTGATAGTAAGTTTCACGTAGCCCAACAGTTGTTATAACAGATCCATATTTGAGATCGATTGGTAATGTAACTTTTGGATAAAGTTCTGTTCTCCAACCTTTAGTGCCTTTAGCACGATACATATAAGCAGACTGTAAATGAATGGCACCCTCTAATGAAAGAGGTTGAAATAGTTTTCCTTGGTAAAGAAACATGTCAATTTGTGGAATTCGTTGCGTTAACTCACTTTGACTAGTAGGATGATTCCCATGTCCTAATGTTGGATCTTGTTCATATCTAATATTTCCTACTACCCCTATACGCTGCCAATCTTTTCTAATAAGTAAAGCATTTAATCGAGATTGGTCATCTTCTTGGATATCTCTGCCAAACATTTGAAACATTTCACTACGGGAGTGTGAAAAGCCTGTTATACCTTGATCAAATTCTCTAAGATAATCTTGGTCTGATACATAGTCTAAATTAGATATATAGCACCAAGTTGAGTTTCCAATAAAACCATCAGCCATTCCACGAACCCAATAACGTTGATGGTTATTACGTACAAGTTGGCTTGATGGATAGACAGGATCTTTCCCTGGTGTGACAATATTATTTTTATCATGAATGCCACTAGCAGCAAACCATGTTTTTTGATTTGTAAATTTGTGTGAACGATATCTTACAGTTCCTAATGGACCTATTTTTGTCATCAGTCCAGCATAAAATGTTAGATCGCTGCTTTGATCAATATTTAAAAAGTATGGTTGAGTATAATAAATTCCACGTCGCTGACTGATTCCATAATTAGGATTTAAAAAACCTGATTGTCTTGTTTGTTTTGCAGGTATTGTAAAAATAGGGCTATACATTACATCTATGTTTTTAATTTTAAAGGTAGAATCATATAATTGTGCATATCCATCAACTTCTACTATTGCCTCTTTAGCTGATATTGACCATGCTGGATGAGGTCCGTCACATGTAGTAACTTTGACATTATTAAAAGTATAATAATCTCCGTAATGTTTGGTAATACGTGCACCAGAAAAGTAAACATGTGATGAAGAGATAAATATGTTCCCATTATTAAGCCAGCCTGTTTTAGTATTCAAATTAAATTCTGCTTCGTCAGCATTGATTTCATTTTCATCCATCTTTACAGTGACATGACCTTTAAGGAAAAGCCAACCTGTTTTTTGATAATACCTTGCAAAGTCAGCTTTAAATACATCCTGTCCTTTTGTAAGGATAATGTTTCCTTTAGCTTCAATAATAGTATTATTTGATAGTGTAGTTAACGTATCAGCTTCAAGGTTCCATTTAGTTTGAGATTGGTTAATATCTGGTTGTGCAAATTCGGATATGTTTATAATAGATAAAGCTTGTAGAGGAAAAAATGCTATAAATAAGGATGGAATAATTATATAATATATAAGGTTAGTTAGAATAAATGGTAAAAAAAGATTATACAAGATATATTCCTGTTTGTATCCAATAAATAAATACGATAAAAGTATATTGCTTATTTGTTAAAATTTGAGCGTATAATCTAATATATTTTTAATATAAAAAAAAGTACCAATTAATTGATTGTTTTGGGCTATCTATGTATTCAAGTAGTGTTTGTATAAAGATCCATTTAGAGCGATTACGTTATAATTTACGTATACTTCGTTCTAGATATCCTAATGTTATGCCTGTTATTAAAGCTAATGCCTATGGTCATGGTATCAGAGTTGTTGCAAATGTCCTTAGAGATGAAGGCGTTCAACATATGGCTGTAGGATCTATTACAGAAGGGTTTTTATTACGACAAGAAGGTCATCAAGCTTTTTTACTTGCTTTGTTAGGACCTTTTTCTGAAGAAGATGCAAGAATTGCTGTAGTACATAATATAACTCCGGTTATTCATAATATTGAAAGTCTCCAATCTATTGTTCATTATAGTAGAGTACACCAAGGTGGTACTGCAGTACCAGTTGCTATTAAAATTGATACTGGTATGGGCAGACTTGGCTTTTCTTCTAATGACTATATAAGTCTTATAGATTTATTAAGGCATACACCAGAAGTAAATCCTATTTTATTATTATCACATCTAGTTGCACCAGAAATTTCATCTCTTGATAATGTTACACATAACCAAGTAGAGCAATTTGCAAGAGCTTATAAAGCTATTAAAGAAGCTTTTCCAACTATAAAAACTTCTTTAACAAATTCTCCTGGGCTTTTAGCATGGCCAAACTATATAGGAGATTTTTCTAGACCTGGGATAGCGTTGTATGGGGGAAATCCATTTTATGGTACAAGTCGTGTAAGTCTTGGGAAAGGTTTTTTACCAGTTATGGAGGTGGAAGCACCAGTTGTAGCTATAAATACAGTTTCTGCTGGTTCTTCCATTGGATATGGTTGTACTTATTATGCTAAAGAAGATATACGTGTTGCTGTTATTGGAGCAGGCTATGCAGATGGATATTCACGAAGTTTTTCAAATAAAGGTTGGGTAGTTATAAAAGGAAAGCGCTATAGAATTGTTGGTAGGGTTTGTATGCAAATGTTGATGGTGGATATCACTAATAGTCATAGTAAGATATCTATTGGTGATAAAGCATTTTTATTAGGTGGTGGGGGAAGTTTAGCTATTAAGCCAGAAGAACTTGCAGAATGGTGGGGCACTATTCCTCATGAAGTTTGTTGTTCATTGGGTTCATCAATAGGAGCTCAACAAAAACAATTAGTCATTATTTGAAATAAGTATTATAGTGATACATTTTGACATGTTGGACAAATACCATATAAATAAAGCTGATGGGACTTTAAAATAAAACCATATTGTTTGGCATATTTTTGTTGAAGTTTTTCAATAGTAGGATCTATAAACTCAAAGTTAATACCACATGTATCACAAATAAGATGATCATGATGTTCATTAAAATGTTCATATCTTGCAATACCATCACTAAAACGTACTTCTCGTGCTAAGTTGGCTTCACAAAGAAGTTTCATAGTACGGTAAACAGTTGCTTGCCCAAGAGAGGGATCTTCTTTTTTTATAATATGATAAATTTCTTCAGTAGTTAGGTGTCCTGTTGTGCTAAGAAATGTTCTAATAATTTGTTGTCGTTGATGGGTGTTTCTTAAACCTTTATTCAGAAGGTGTTCAGAAAAACTACGGAGAATGCTTTCAATTCCTGGAAGCTTTTTAGACATAATTACCTCTAGAGAGTAATAACTGTATGGTGTTACAATCTTTTTGTCAAAGTGTAAAAGTGAGAGAAATTTTTTAACTTTTAAAAGTAGATAGAAGTTTTTATGTATAAGTTATCAAAAAAAGTTTTTATTGTTATTCCTCCTCACGAAGTAGGACTTTTTCGTTTTTTGTTAGAGGGGTATGATCATTTAGCACAATTTACAGTTTTAGATCGTTTTCAAGCCTTATTAAAGATATTTTTTTCATCTTATCAAGAAGAAAGGGTAACTTTAGCTTTGAATGAGATATCTGAAGTTATTTCATTTAAGAAAATTAACTAGGTTGACGTGCAAGAATTTTTTTAATTGCATTCATTACTTGTATAGGAGTTAGTTCTTCCATACATTTACGTTGGATAGGACATTTTTTGTCTCCATGTAGTGAGCAAGGGCGACAGGGTATATTGGCTTCAAGGATGATATTGGCATCTTCTGGTGGGAAAAATCCCCAGTCTTTTGTTGTTGGACCGAATAGAGCAATAACTGGTGTTTTTATAGCAGTAGCAAGATGCATTGGTCCAGAGTCACCAGTAACAAGAACGGCTGCTCTTTTAAGTAAAGCACATGTCTCTCTTATTGATGTTTTATTTGTAAAGTCATGTTGGGGTGGGATATTTTTTAAAGGAGTACCTTGCCCTATAATAAACCATGGAATTTTTTCAGATGTAAGGTGTTCTATGATGTTATACCATGAGTTAGTGTTCCATGCTTTATTTATATGAGTTGCATAAGGATGGATTGCTACAACTTTTTGTTCAGGTGATTCCAAAAATGTAAAATAGTTTTTAACTTTATCTTCTTCTTTTTTATGAAGTAAAATAATTGGTGTAAGCTGATCAGGTGTTGGTGGAAGAGTGTTAAGTGCATAAATATATCGTTGTGGCACAGTCCATTTATTAAGCCGTTTTTTTAAAAGACGATTTTTAGTTAAAAGAAATAATCTACGCTCAAAACTCATTTTTGAATAACGGTATATAGGCCCTCTCCATAATAAACTTATTAGGCGTGTTTTTAGTGTGCCATGTAAATCAATAAGTCCATAGTTTTTATGGTGGTTAGCAAGAGAACGAGCAGTAGATATAATATGTTTAGGTAATAGTTGTTCTTTGGTTAAAGCAATAATATTTTGAACAGCAGGGTTATTTTCAAATATAGATGTTAAGCCTTCTTGTGTAATAATAGTAAACTTCCAATTAAAATGAGTATACCAATAGTGTATAACACCAGTTGTAAGAACAACATCGCCTAATGCACTTAATCGAATAACAACCCAGTTTTTAGTTATTGATTTTATGGTAGTTGAATATAATTCATTTTTGTCCATAAAATAATTCTAACAATAGCCTGTAAAAAAAGAAAGATCTAAAAATATACTAAAAACTGTTAAAGAAGCTGTTAGGGTATAATTTTTATCTAATACTGTTTTGTTCTTTTTGAGTACATATTTTGGGGTTTGGATACGCATAGTAGTATGCTACACCTAATTATTTGAAAAAATTATATATTATCAAAATAGTTGTTATCAACTATTTTACCAGTTTAATTGTATAGTTACCAATATATTGGTTATAGCTTTAGCTTTAGTAACAACGTGTTAAAAAATATAATTAGAAAATAATAAGAATTGTATCTAGTTGTAGGATAATGATAAATAAGCTTTTTTATAATTTTCTAATAGAAATAACAGTCTCGATTTTTTCTGCAAATTCTGAAAAATTTAATCCTAAGCCATTAGCAAGACCAATAAGAACTCCTAGAGTAGGATCTGACAATCCTTTTTCTAGATAATAAATATAATTTCTTTCAACATCAGCAAATTCAGCAAGTGTTTGTTGTGAAAGTCCACGTTGTTGACGTAGCGTCCGTAACATTACACCAAATTGAGTAGAATGAAACTTTTTCATGTTAATTATCTTTAGGCTAACATTTCGATTATTTGTACTAACTATATTTAGCATTCTAATACCTTTCTTTCTTTTTTTATGTATTGCAAGAGCAGAAAGTTTTATAAAAGTAATAGATGGAGATAGCTTAAGTTTATATAAAACAGGTAATAAAAAAATATTGCGTTTATATGGCATTGATTCTCCTGAGCTATCTCAACCCTTTGGTTTATTAGCTAAAAGAGCTACAGAATTTTTGGTTGAGCATGGTAATATTGTAGTCAAAAATATGGGTTATGATATTTATGGTCGTACGTTAGCTATTATATATTTAGAGGATGGTTTAACACTACAAGAACATTTACTTCGGAAAGGTCTTGCTTGGGTATATCCTAAATATTGTAGCGATGTTATGTGTAACTACTGGTATGAACTAGAAGAATTTTCTAGAAAGAACAAGTTTGGACTTTGGAGTAAAAAAAGAGCTATCCCACCTTGGAAGTGGAGAAAGTTAAAGCTGCGATATTAGTATTGTATTTTGTAATAGTAATATAATATAGTATAGGTATAATTATATTTAATAATAAAATTTATTAAATATAATTGATATATTTTTATTGATGTGTTGATATATAACATTTCATAATTATTATTCAGTGATAATTATATTTTCATTAAGTTATAATTTTTTAATAACTATATGATCATAATACAATATACATTATAGATATTATATTATTTTAATATACATCTTGTTTGTATAATAGTTACTTTTTTATTTTATGTAGATAAAAGTGAGGTTGCAGACACTTAACAAGGGGATAACATATGGTTGCGACAGACGTTATCAAGGATCTAGGTCAGGAATTAAATATTCCAGGACTTGAATTTGATCAAAATTTGGTATGTTCGTTCTCTGTCCATAATGGTAATCTTGATATGACTATTGAGACTAATGAGACAGGAGATTTAGTCTATGTGTGTGGATACTTAGGAATTATGCCTGATGATAATAATGCTGCCGCTGCTGTTGCTATTCTATTTGCACAAGCAAATTCTACACTTAGTTCTATGAATAGAGGAGTACTTGCCCTAGATTATAATGGAGAAAGATTATTATTTTCAAAGCTTTATAACGTTAGTCATTGGGAACCTAATGAATGCATTGAGTCAATCTTACAACTCATAGAGGATGCAGAGGAATGGAAACATCGTTTATATCAGCCTGATTTTGGACTTAGTGAACTTACGAAAGGTGGTATAAATAAAACAGAAAATAATAACAGCTTTTTAAAAGTCTAACTTGTACAGTTTTTAGAATAAATATTTTTTAGTTTTACTTAGAAGCTATTTTTAATATAGAGCATAATGGAATTATAGGGGAGAATACCATGAGAGTTGGAAGTAGACCAGACCCTAATGTTCCTACTAATGTTGAGCAAAACTCAGATATTGATAGTGATGATAACACATCTTCAAGTACTACTTGTTGTGTTTCTACTCATTCTGTCAATGAAGGTGCTCAACAGCACAGTGATAGTACGCCACTAACAGACAGAGCTTCTCAGGGAAGAAAGTGGGATCCATCTATTGATTTTAATAGGCTAGGTGCTCAATTAATAACCAGTGTACAGTCTTTTTTTACTATCATTAGAGATAGAGTTAGTAGTTTTATTACAAATATGAAAGACAGTGGACCATGGGCTCGAAGTAGAGGTTCATATGATTTTCACAGGGATGATGATACAATAAGTACGACAAGTTCAGATTCATATACTACAGTTAGTGATATAAATTCCTCAGAAGACACTGCTAGTCTTAATAGTTTTCACTCAGTCAGTAGTCATAGCTCTAGTGAAAAAACATTTCCAGTTTATACTCAAGAACAGTTACAGCAGTTTGCACAAGAAGGTGTTACTAATTTAGTTCATTCAAGACCTTATGTTTCTAATGGACCTTCTATTAAATTTCCTGATCAACTTGGTGGTCATGGAGACGTTGGTTTTTTGCAAGGTACAAATATAGTTTTCAAACAAAATCTTACAGCTCAAGAGGCTAAGACATATAAGTTATTAAATGACTTGAAAAATTGGCTTCAAGATCCTCAACCTTCATCTATCAATATTCCTGAATCATTAAAAGGTATCTCGCGCTCAGAGATGAAACAGTTACTTGATAACAAAGACTTGTTATTGAGTAGTTTGCCATTTCCTCTAGCAATGGCAGAGGGTGAAGGCTCAGCAGCTGTAGCTATAAAAAATGTTAATATGTATCAATCGGAAGAAGGCTCATTTAATAAAGTATCTTCTAAAGGTGTTATTGATGTAAAACTTGGCTGTAAAACTATGTCTCTTGCTGAATTAAAAGCTCATTATCCTAATAAAACTAAGGGAATTTCACTTTTTAGAAAGATTGTTACAAATGGTGTATTACCTATGTTGCGTGGAACAACTAGCCGTGGTTATGAGGTAATACCACAAGCAAAAGGTATGAAACGACTATTTATGGCAAAACAGGCATCTGACAACCTTATGCAAAACTTATCTGCACGTCTTACAGCACAACAGGCTGTAAATTTAGCTAAGCAAGTGACTGACTTAACAAGAGCTATGCGTATATTACCTATAACATTTGTTGGTTCAAGTATGCTTATAGCACTTCCAGATGCAAGTAGTACTAACTCTATGCCACAAGTTGGATTAGTTGA
The sequence above is drawn from the Lawsonia intracellularis PHE/MN1-00 genome and encodes:
- the alr gene encoding alanine racemase, translating into MYSSSVCIKIHLERLRYNLRILRSRYPNVMPVIKANAYGHGIRVVANVLRDEGVQHMAVGSITEGFLLRQEGHQAFLLALLGPFSEEDARIAVVHNITPVIHNIESLQSIVHYSRVHQGGTAVPVAIKIDTGMGRLGFSSNDYISLIDLLRHTPEVNPILLLSHLVAPEISSLDNVTHNQVEQFARAYKAIKEAFPTIKTSLTNSPGLLAWPNYIGDFSRPGIALYGGNPFYGTSRVSLGKGFLPVMEVEAPVVAINTVSAGSSIGYGCTYYAKEDIRVAVIGAGYADGYSRSFSNKGWVVIKGKRYRIVGRVCMQMLMVDITNSHSKISIGDKAFLLGGGGSLAIKPEELAEWWGTIPHEVCCSLGSSIGAQQKQLVII
- a CDS encoding glycosyltransferase family 9 protein; the encoded protein is MDKNELYSTTIKSITKNWVVIRLSALGDVVLTTGVIHYWYTHFNWKFTIITQEGLTSIFENNPAVQNIIALTKEQLLPKHIISTARSLANHHKNYGLIDLHGTLKTRLISLLWRGPIYRYSKMSFERRLFLLTKNRLLKKRLNKWTVPQRYIYALNTLPPTPDQLTPIILLHKKEEDKVKNYFTFLESPEQKVVAIHPYATHINKAWNTNSWYNIIEHLTSEKIPWFIIGQGTPLKNIPPQHDFTNKTSIRETCALLKRAAVLVTGDSGPMHLATAIKTPVIALFGPTTKDWGFFPPEDANIILEANIPCRPCSLHGDKKCPIQRKCMEELTPIQVMNAIKKILARQPS
- a CDS encoding LPS-assembly protein LptD → MYNLFLPFILTNLIYYIIIPSLFIAFFPLQALSIINISEFAQPDINQSQTKWNLEADTLTTLSNNTIIEAKGNIILTKGQDVFKADFARYYQKTGWLFLKGHVTVKMDENEINADEAEFNLNTKTGWLNNGNIFISSSHVYFSGARITKHYGDYYTFNNVKVTTCDGPHPAWSISAKEAIVEVDGYAQLYDSTFKIKNIDVMYSPIFTIPAKQTRQSGFLNPNYGISQRRGIYYTQPYFLNIDQSSDLTFYAGLMTKIGPLGTVRYRSHKFTNQKTWFAASGIHDKNNIVTPGKDPVYPSSQLVRNNHQRYWVRGMADGFIGNSTWCYISNLDYVSDQDYLREFDQGITGFSHSRSEMFQMFGRDIQEDDQSRLNALLIRKDWQRIGVVGNIRYEQDPTLGHGNHPTSQSELTQRIPQIDMFLYQGKLFQPLSLEGAIHLQSAYMYRAKGTKGWRTELYPKVTLPIDLKYGSVITTVGLRETYYQTGIKSHTSPVAPHVPDTKTPRQTGQHRSLFNLQLESSTQAHRIWRLKDKKTINLHSQSIGKTFCTALKHTIQPRICYSFIPREGQEKNPFYTLSDRILPQNDLTYSIVNILTKKNVTISVDNNNNNNDNSVTPTLITSYYDLLYWNLSTGYDFEEERRKQYVEKYPKRPIKDIYSELELYILSWLTYSGKTFISPYNGNITRHDHNIIFKSDRFSWKTGLSFRDQYYNYREHLQYRDENNIIMSSRLRLLQNSFSIQLLPNVSVTLEDFRNLRELGTFGKTNSQLVEVTYLAQCYRIIGRYRYDGYDRSYTVLIEIPGLFE
- a CDS encoding type III secretion system chaperone: MVATDVIKDLGQELNIPGLEFDQNLVCSFSVHNGNLDMTIETNETGDLVYVCGYLGIMPDDNNAAAAVAILFAQANSTLSSMNRGVLALDYNGERLLFSKLYNVSHWEPNECIESILQLIEDAEEWKHRLYQPDFGLSELTKGGINKTENNNSFLKV
- a CDS encoding helix-turn-helix domain-containing protein, which codes for MKKFHSTQFGVMLRTLRQQRGLSQQTLAEFADVERNYIYYLEKGLSDPTLGVLIGLANGLGLNFSEFAEKIETVISIRKL
- a CDS encoding Fur family transcriptional regulator — protein: MSKKLPGIESILRSFSEHLLNKGLRNTHQRQQIIRTFLSTTGHLTTEEIYHIIKKEDPSLGQATVYRTMKLLCEANLAREVRFSDGIARYEHFNEHHDHLICDTCGINFEFIDPTIEKLQQKYAKQYGFILKSHQLYLYGICPTCQNVSL
- a CDS encoding DUF4911 domain-containing protein, with product MYKLSKKVFIVIPPHEVGLFRFLLEGYDHLAQFTVLDRFQALLKIFFSSYQEERVTLALNEISEVISFKKIN
- a CDS encoding thermonuclease family protein, producing MLIIFRLTFRLFVLTIFSILIPFFLFLCIARAESFIKVIDGDSLSLYKTGNKKILRLYGIDSPELSQPFGLLAKRATEFLVEHGNIVVKNMGYDIYGRTLAIIYLEDGLTLQEHLLRKGLAWVYPKYCSDVMCNYWYELEEFSRKNKFGLWSKKRAIPPWKWRKLKLRY